Proteins encoded within one genomic window of Oncorhynchus keta strain PuntledgeMale-10-30-2019 chromosome 12, Oket_V2, whole genome shotgun sequence:
- the LOC118391144 gene encoding flotillin-2a isoform X5 — MTLQPKCEDVETAEGVAITVTGVAQVKVMVDNELLGYACEQFLGKSVIEIKSVILQTLEGHLRSILGTLTVEQIYQDRDRFAALVREVAAPDVGRMGIEILSFTIKDVYDKVEYLSSLGKSQTAAVQRDADIGVAEAERDAGIREADCKKEMMDVKFQADTKMADSKRGLEMQKAAFNQEVNTKKAEAQLAYELQAAKEQQKIRLEEIEIEVVQRKKQITIEEKEIDRTEKELIATVKRPAEAEAYKMQQLAEGQKMKKVLTAQAEAEKIRRIGEAEAGSIEAIGKAEAEKMRLKAEAYQHYGDAAKTALVLEALPKIAAKVAAPLARTNEIVILSGDGGRVTGEVNRLLAELPVSVNALTGVDLMKIPLLQKMINPQA; from the exons ATGACCCTGCAGCCCAAGTGTGAGGATGTAGAGACAGCGGAGGGTGTAGCTATTACTGTCACTGGGGTGGCACAG GTGAAGGTGATGGTAGACAATGAGCTGCTGGGCTATGCCTGTGAACAGTTCCTGGGGAAATCTGTGATCGAGATAAAGAGTGTCATTCTGCAGACCCTGGAGGGTCATCTACGCTCTATCCTCG GTACTCTAACGGTAGAGCAGATCTACCAAGACAGAGACAGGTTTGCTGCTCTTGTGCGGGAGGTGGCAGCGCCTGATGTGGGCCGCATGGGCATCGAGATCCTCAGCTTCACCATCAAG GATGTGTATGATAAAGTGGAGTACCTGAGTTCCCTGGGGAAGAGTCAGACGGCCGCAGTACAGAGAGATGCCGATATTGGAGTggctgaggcagagagagacgcgGGAATCAGG GAAGCAGATTGTAAGAAAGAGATGATGGACGTCAAGTTCCAAGCAGACACCAAGATGGCCGATTCGAAACGAGGGCTGGAGATGCAGAAGGCTGCTTTCAATCAAGAAGTCAACACGAAG AAAGCAGAAGCCCAGCTGGCCTATGAGCTGCAGGCTGCCAAGGAGCAGCAGAAGATCCGTTTGGAGGAGATCGAGATCGAGGTGGTTCAGAGGAAGAAGCAGATCACCATCGAGGAGAAGGAGATTGACCGCACAGAAAAGGAGCTCATCGCCACAGTCAAGAGGCCAGCTGAGGCTGAGGCCTACAAGATGCAGCAGCTGGCCGAGGGACAGAA GATGAAGAAGGTGCTGACTGCCCAGGCAGAGGCAGAGAAGATCCGTCGTATCGGTGAGGCAGAGGCCGGTTCCATAGAGGCCATAGGGAAGGCTGAGGCTGAGAAGATGAGGCTGAAGGCTGAGGCCTACCAGCATTATGGAGATGCTGCAAAGACTGCTCTGGTCCTAGAGGCCCTGCCTAAG ATTGCTGCCAAGGTTGCGGCACCCCTGGCCCGGACCAATGAGATCGTCATCCTGAGCGGGGACGGTGGCCGTGTGACCGGCGAGGTGAACCGCCTATTAGCTGAGCTCCCTGTGTCCGTCAACGCACTCACAGGGGTGGACCTGATgaag ATCCCTTTGCTTCAGAAGATGATCAACCCTCAAGCATAA
- the LOC118391144 gene encoding flotillin-2a isoform X2: MFPVILNAAVMCSSRAGGGCCGSDGKTYVVGGWSWAWWLITDIQRMSLEIMTILCRCENIETLEGVPLDVTGVAQVKVMVDNELLGYACEQFLGKSVIEIKSVILQTLEGHLRSILGTLTVEQIYQDRDRFAALVREVAAPDVGRMGIEILSFTIKDVYDKVEYLSSLGKSQTAAVQRDADIGVAEAERDAGIREADCKKEMMDVKFQADTKMADSKRGLEMQKAAFNQEVNTKKAEAQLAYELQAAKEQQKIRLEEIEIEVVQRKKQITIEEKEIDRTEKELIATVKRPAEAEAYKMQQLAEGQKMKKVLTAQAEAEKIRRIGEAEAGSIEAIGKAEAEKMRLKAEAYQHYGDAAKTALVLEALPKIAAKVAAPLARTNEIVILSGDGGRVTGEVNRLLAELPVSVNALTGVDLMKIPLLQKMINPQA; this comes from the exons GGGGTTGCTGTGGCTCCGATGGGAAGACCTATGTGGTGGGAGGCTGGTCATGGGCCTGGTGGCTCATCACAGACATCCAGAG GATGTCTCTGGAGATAATGACCATCCTCTGTCGCTGTGAGAATATCGAAACCTTGGAGGGTGTCCCCTTGGATGTGACAGGGGTGGCTCAG GTGAAGGTGATGGTAGACAATGAGCTGCTGGGCTATGCCTGTGAACAGTTCCTGGGGAAATCTGTGATCGAGATAAAGAGTGTCATTCTGCAGACCCTGGAGGGTCATCTACGCTCTATCCTCG GTACTCTAACGGTAGAGCAGATCTACCAAGACAGAGACAGGTTTGCTGCTCTTGTGCGGGAGGTGGCAGCGCCTGATGTGGGCCGCATGGGCATCGAGATCCTCAGCTTCACCATCAAG GATGTGTATGATAAAGTGGAGTACCTGAGTTCCCTGGGGAAGAGTCAGACGGCCGCAGTACAGAGAGATGCCGATATTGGAGTggctgaggcagagagagacgcgGGAATCAGG GAAGCAGATTGTAAGAAAGAGATGATGGACGTCAAGTTCCAAGCAGACACCAAGATGGCCGATTCGAAACGAGGGCTGGAGATGCAGAAGGCTGCTTTCAATCAAGAAGTCAACACGAAG AAAGCAGAAGCCCAGCTGGCCTATGAGCTGCAGGCTGCCAAGGAGCAGCAGAAGATCCGTTTGGAGGAGATCGAGATCGAGGTGGTTCAGAGGAAGAAGCAGATCACCATCGAGGAGAAGGAGATTGACCGCACAGAAAAGGAGCTCATCGCCACAGTCAAGAGGCCAGCTGAGGCTGAGGCCTACAAGATGCAGCAGCTGGCCGAGGGACAGAA GATGAAGAAGGTGCTGACTGCCCAGGCAGAGGCAGAGAAGATCCGTCGTATCGGTGAGGCAGAGGCCGGTTCCATAGAGGCCATAGGGAAGGCTGAGGCTGAGAAGATGAGGCTGAAGGCTGAGGCCTACCAGCATTATGGAGATGCTGCAAAGACTGCTCTGGTCCTAGAGGCCCTGCCTAAG ATTGCTGCCAAGGTTGCGGCACCCCTGGCCCGGACCAATGAGATCGTCATCCTGAGCGGGGACGGTGGCCGTGTGACCGGCGAGGTGAACCGCCTATTAGCTGAGCTCCCTGTGTCCGTCAACGCACTCACAGGGGTGGACCTGATgaag ATCCCTTTGCTTCAGAAGATGATCAACCCTCAAGCATAA
- the LOC118391144 gene encoding flotillin-2a isoform X1, with protein sequence MFPVILNAAVMCSSRAGGGCCGSDGKTYVVGGWSWAWWLITDIQRITLEIMTLQPKCEDVETAEGVAITVTGVAQVKVMVDNELLGYACEQFLGKSVIEIKSVILQTLEGHLRSILGTLTVEQIYQDRDRFAALVREVAAPDVGRMGIEILSFTIKDVYDKVEYLSSLGKSQTAAVQRDADIGVAEAERDAGIREADCKKEMMDVKFQADTKMADSKRGLEMQKAAFNQEVNTKKAEAQLAYELQAAKEQQKIRLEEIEIEVVQRKKQITIEEKEIDRTEKELIATVKRPAEAEAYKMQQLAEGQKMKKVLTAQAEAEKIRRIGEAEAGSIEAIGKAEAEKMRLKAEAYQHYGDAAKTALVLEALPKIAAKVAAPLARTNEIVILSGDGGRVTGEVNRLLAELPVSVNALTGVDLMKIPLLQKMINPQA encoded by the exons GGGGTTGCTGTGGCTCCGATGGGAAGACCTATGTGGTGGGAGGCTGGTCATGGGCCTGGTGGCTCATCACAGACATCCAGAG GATAACCCTTGAGATTATGACCCTGCAGCCCAAGTGTGAGGATGTAGAGACAGCGGAGGGTGTAGCTATTACTGTCACTGGGGTGGCACAG GTGAAGGTGATGGTAGACAATGAGCTGCTGGGCTATGCCTGTGAACAGTTCCTGGGGAAATCTGTGATCGAGATAAAGAGTGTCATTCTGCAGACCCTGGAGGGTCATCTACGCTCTATCCTCG GTACTCTAACGGTAGAGCAGATCTACCAAGACAGAGACAGGTTTGCTGCTCTTGTGCGGGAGGTGGCAGCGCCTGATGTGGGCCGCATGGGCATCGAGATCCTCAGCTTCACCATCAAG GATGTGTATGATAAAGTGGAGTACCTGAGTTCCCTGGGGAAGAGTCAGACGGCCGCAGTACAGAGAGATGCCGATATTGGAGTggctgaggcagagagagacgcgGGAATCAGG GAAGCAGATTGTAAGAAAGAGATGATGGACGTCAAGTTCCAAGCAGACACCAAGATGGCCGATTCGAAACGAGGGCTGGAGATGCAGAAGGCTGCTTTCAATCAAGAAGTCAACACGAAG AAAGCAGAAGCCCAGCTGGCCTATGAGCTGCAGGCTGCCAAGGAGCAGCAGAAGATCCGTTTGGAGGAGATCGAGATCGAGGTGGTTCAGAGGAAGAAGCAGATCACCATCGAGGAGAAGGAGATTGACCGCACAGAAAAGGAGCTCATCGCCACAGTCAAGAGGCCAGCTGAGGCTGAGGCCTACAAGATGCAGCAGCTGGCCGAGGGACAGAA GATGAAGAAGGTGCTGACTGCCCAGGCAGAGGCAGAGAAGATCCGTCGTATCGGTGAGGCAGAGGCCGGTTCCATAGAGGCCATAGGGAAGGCTGAGGCTGAGAAGATGAGGCTGAAGGCTGAGGCCTACCAGCATTATGGAGATGCTGCAAAGACTGCTCTGGTCCTAGAGGCCCTGCCTAAG ATTGCTGCCAAGGTTGCGGCACCCCTGGCCCGGACCAATGAGATCGTCATCCTGAGCGGGGACGGTGGCCGTGTGACCGGCGAGGTGAACCGCCTATTAGCTGAGCTCCCTGTGTCCGTCAACGCACTCACAGGGGTGGACCTGATgaag ATCCCTTTGCTTCAGAAGATGATCAACCCTCAAGCATAA
- the LOC118391144 gene encoding flotillin-2a isoform X4 gives MGNCHTVGPNEALVVSGGCCGSDGKTYVVGGWSWAWWLITDIQRMSLEIMTILCRCENIETLEGVPLDVTGVAQVKVMVDNELLGYACEQFLGKSVIEIKSVILQTLEGHLRSILGTLTVEQIYQDRDRFAALVREVAAPDVGRMGIEILSFTIKDVYDKVEYLSSLGKSQTAAVQRDADIGVAEAERDAGIREADCKKEMMDVKFQADTKMADSKRGLEMQKAAFNQEVNTKKAEAQLAYELQAAKEQQKIRLEEIEIEVVQRKKQITIEEKEIDRTEKELIATVKRPAEAEAYKMQQLAEGQKMKKVLTAQAEAEKIRRIGEAEAGSIEAIGKAEAEKMRLKAEAYQHYGDAAKTALVLEALPKIAAKVAAPLARTNEIVILSGDGGRVTGEVNRLLAELPVSVNALTGVDLMKIPLLQKMINPQA, from the exons GGGGTTGCTGTGGCTCCGATGGGAAGACCTATGTGGTGGGAGGCTGGTCATGGGCCTGGTGGCTCATCACAGACATCCAGAG GATGTCTCTGGAGATAATGACCATCCTCTGTCGCTGTGAGAATATCGAAACCTTGGAGGGTGTCCCCTTGGATGTGACAGGGGTGGCTCAG GTGAAGGTGATGGTAGACAATGAGCTGCTGGGCTATGCCTGTGAACAGTTCCTGGGGAAATCTGTGATCGAGATAAAGAGTGTCATTCTGCAGACCCTGGAGGGTCATCTACGCTCTATCCTCG GTACTCTAACGGTAGAGCAGATCTACCAAGACAGAGACAGGTTTGCTGCTCTTGTGCGGGAGGTGGCAGCGCCTGATGTGGGCCGCATGGGCATCGAGATCCTCAGCTTCACCATCAAG GATGTGTATGATAAAGTGGAGTACCTGAGTTCCCTGGGGAAGAGTCAGACGGCCGCAGTACAGAGAGATGCCGATATTGGAGTggctgaggcagagagagacgcgGGAATCAGG GAAGCAGATTGTAAGAAAGAGATGATGGACGTCAAGTTCCAAGCAGACACCAAGATGGCCGATTCGAAACGAGGGCTGGAGATGCAGAAGGCTGCTTTCAATCAAGAAGTCAACACGAAG AAAGCAGAAGCCCAGCTGGCCTATGAGCTGCAGGCTGCCAAGGAGCAGCAGAAGATCCGTTTGGAGGAGATCGAGATCGAGGTGGTTCAGAGGAAGAAGCAGATCACCATCGAGGAGAAGGAGATTGACCGCACAGAAAAGGAGCTCATCGCCACAGTCAAGAGGCCAGCTGAGGCTGAGGCCTACAAGATGCAGCAGCTGGCCGAGGGACAGAA GATGAAGAAGGTGCTGACTGCCCAGGCAGAGGCAGAGAAGATCCGTCGTATCGGTGAGGCAGAGGCCGGTTCCATAGAGGCCATAGGGAAGGCTGAGGCTGAGAAGATGAGGCTGAAGGCTGAGGCCTACCAGCATTATGGAGATGCTGCAAAGACTGCTCTGGTCCTAGAGGCCCTGCCTAAG ATTGCTGCCAAGGTTGCGGCACCCCTGGCCCGGACCAATGAGATCGTCATCCTGAGCGGGGACGGTGGCCGTGTGACCGGCGAGGTGAACCGCCTATTAGCTGAGCTCCCTGTGTCCGTCAACGCACTCACAGGGGTGGACCTGATgaag ATCCCTTTGCTTCAGAAGATGATCAACCCTCAAGCATAA
- the LOC118391144 gene encoding flotillin-2a isoform X3, which translates to MGNCHTVGPNEALVVSGGCCGSDGKTYVVGGWSWAWWLITDIQRITLEIMTLQPKCEDVETAEGVAITVTGVAQVKVMVDNELLGYACEQFLGKSVIEIKSVILQTLEGHLRSILGTLTVEQIYQDRDRFAALVREVAAPDVGRMGIEILSFTIKDVYDKVEYLSSLGKSQTAAVQRDADIGVAEAERDAGIREADCKKEMMDVKFQADTKMADSKRGLEMQKAAFNQEVNTKKAEAQLAYELQAAKEQQKIRLEEIEIEVVQRKKQITIEEKEIDRTEKELIATVKRPAEAEAYKMQQLAEGQKMKKVLTAQAEAEKIRRIGEAEAGSIEAIGKAEAEKMRLKAEAYQHYGDAAKTALVLEALPKIAAKVAAPLARTNEIVILSGDGGRVTGEVNRLLAELPVSVNALTGVDLMKIPLLQKMINPQA; encoded by the exons GGGGTTGCTGTGGCTCCGATGGGAAGACCTATGTGGTGGGAGGCTGGTCATGGGCCTGGTGGCTCATCACAGACATCCAGAG GATAACCCTTGAGATTATGACCCTGCAGCCCAAGTGTGAGGATGTAGAGACAGCGGAGGGTGTAGCTATTACTGTCACTGGGGTGGCACAG GTGAAGGTGATGGTAGACAATGAGCTGCTGGGCTATGCCTGTGAACAGTTCCTGGGGAAATCTGTGATCGAGATAAAGAGTGTCATTCTGCAGACCCTGGAGGGTCATCTACGCTCTATCCTCG GTACTCTAACGGTAGAGCAGATCTACCAAGACAGAGACAGGTTTGCTGCTCTTGTGCGGGAGGTGGCAGCGCCTGATGTGGGCCGCATGGGCATCGAGATCCTCAGCTTCACCATCAAG GATGTGTATGATAAAGTGGAGTACCTGAGTTCCCTGGGGAAGAGTCAGACGGCCGCAGTACAGAGAGATGCCGATATTGGAGTggctgaggcagagagagacgcgGGAATCAGG GAAGCAGATTGTAAGAAAGAGATGATGGACGTCAAGTTCCAAGCAGACACCAAGATGGCCGATTCGAAACGAGGGCTGGAGATGCAGAAGGCTGCTTTCAATCAAGAAGTCAACACGAAG AAAGCAGAAGCCCAGCTGGCCTATGAGCTGCAGGCTGCCAAGGAGCAGCAGAAGATCCGTTTGGAGGAGATCGAGATCGAGGTGGTTCAGAGGAAGAAGCAGATCACCATCGAGGAGAAGGAGATTGACCGCACAGAAAAGGAGCTCATCGCCACAGTCAAGAGGCCAGCTGAGGCTGAGGCCTACAAGATGCAGCAGCTGGCCGAGGGACAGAA GATGAAGAAGGTGCTGACTGCCCAGGCAGAGGCAGAGAAGATCCGTCGTATCGGTGAGGCAGAGGCCGGTTCCATAGAGGCCATAGGGAAGGCTGAGGCTGAGAAGATGAGGCTGAAGGCTGAGGCCTACCAGCATTATGGAGATGCTGCAAAGACTGCTCTGGTCCTAGAGGCCCTGCCTAAG ATTGCTGCCAAGGTTGCGGCACCCCTGGCCCGGACCAATGAGATCGTCATCCTGAGCGGGGACGGTGGCCGTGTGACCGGCGAGGTGAACCGCCTATTAGCTGAGCTCCCTGTGTCCGTCAACGCACTCACAGGGGTGGACCTGATgaag ATCCCTTTGCTTCAGAAGATGATCAACCCTCAAGCATAA